One region of Labrus mixtus chromosome 1, fLabMix1.1, whole genome shotgun sequence genomic DNA includes:
- the fgf7 gene encoding fibroblast growth factor 7 has product MRKWMLTWNLQNLFSGLYLHAIFLFGSVCVVYSDCTPEQLAAIMNCSRHERHTRNYDYMEGGDVRIRQLFSRTQWFLTIDDFGNINGTQDPTNCHSILEIRTVSEGGILAIKGVKSQFYISMNKAGQLQGKRIYNENCNFKEVFLENYFNAYSSAKWTKNGKEMFIALSQKGKPMRGKKTRREHIASHFIPMKCREEERRVD; this is encoded by the exons ATGCGCAAATGGATGCTGACATGGAACCTTCAAAATCTGTTCTCGGGACTGTACTTGCACGCAATCTTCCTgtttggcagtgtgtgtgtggtctacAGTGACTGCACTCCAGAGCAACTTGCCGCTATTATGAACTGCTCCAGACACGAGCGCCACACCAGGAACTATGACTACATGGAGGGAGGAGATGTGCGCATCCGACAGCTGTTCAGCCGCACGCAATGGTTCCTAACAATTGATGACTTTGGCAACATCAATGGGACTCAAGACCCAACCAACTGCCACA GTATCCTGGAGATCAGGACAGTGTCTGAGGGGGGCATCCTAGCTATCAAAGGCGTGAAGAGTCAGTTTTATATCTCCATGAACAAGGCTGGACAGCTGCAAGGCAAG AGGATCTACAACGAAAACTGCAACTTCAAGGAGGTTTTCCTAGAAAACTACTTCAATGCTTACTCCTCTGCAAAGTGGACTAAAAATGGCAAAGAAATGTTCATAGCCCTTTCTCAGAAGGGAAAGCCAATGCGAGGAAAGAAGACCAGAAGGGAGCATATAGCATCCCACTTCATTCCAATGAAGTGccgagaagaggagaggagggtggaCTGA